The proteins below come from a single Eucalyptus grandis isolate ANBG69807.140 chromosome 3, ASM1654582v1, whole genome shotgun sequence genomic window:
- the LOC104437402 gene encoding replication protein A 32 kDa subunit B, with protein MFGSQFDGAAAFSGGGFMPSQSTAQFADPSSASPAKSRDTQSLLPVTVKQINNALVSHDEKINVLIDGVDVTNVTLLGMVCNKAERVTDVTFSLDDGTGRIDCNRWINEPLDTNEMEGILDGMYVRVHGHLKSFQGKRQLNVFSIRPVTDYNEIASHFIECVYVHVYNTRLQKSQVGASVQPQVTNPIMSNSMKPHPAPPPNQLPVQRSLDGFSQNIQLVLDCFLRPENLRPERGVHINDIAQQLSLPVDKIRKQSLIWKRKV; from the exons ATGTTCGGCAGCCAGTTCGACGGCGCCGCCGCCTTTTCCGGCGGCGGCTTCATGCCCTCTCAGTCCACCGCGCAGTTCGCCGATCCCTCTTCCGCCTCTCCGGCCAAG AGCCGCGACACCCAGTCTTTGCTACCTGTGACGGTGAAGCAGATAAATAATGCCTTGGTATCGCACGACGAAAAAATCAATGTCCTTATTGATGGTGTCGACGTGACTAAT GTGACTCTGTTGGGTATGGTTTGCAATAAAGCTGAGAGAGTTACTGATGTTACCTTTTCCCTTGACGATGGGACAGGGCGGATCGACTGTAATAGATG gatCAATGAACCTTTAGACACCAATGAGATGGAAGGAATCCT GGATGGGATGTATGTCCGGGTTCATGGGCACTTGAAGAGCTTTCAAGGCAAGAGACAGCTCAATGTTTTCTCTATTAG gcCTGTGactgattataatgagattgcAAGTCACTTTATTGAGTGTGTCTACGTGCATGTATATAACACCAGGCTACAG AAATCTCAGGTTGGTGCCAGTGTGCAGCCTCAGGTGACAAATCCAATTATGAGCAACTCCATGAAGCCACATCCAGCGCCTCCACCAAATCAG TTACCCGTCCAGCGTAGCCTTGATGGATTTAGTCAGAATATCCAATTGGTTTTGGATTGCTTTCTGCGGCCTGAAAACCT GAGACCGGAGAGGGGTGTTCACATCAATGATATTGCGCAGCAATTGAGTCTTCCTGTGGATAAgatcag GAAGCAATCCCTTATTTGGAAGAGGAAGGTTTGA